The nucleotide sequence gACAACTACTTGACACGATTTTTAACTGaggcaaagtcatatttttatttttatttgggggaaaaatcaattttttttcttgAGGGTAAAATCTTAATTTTTAACTAGGGGAAAACCGTATTTTTATTTTGCATTGGGGcaaaaaaaacgtaattttgaattgagggtgatatcgAAATTTTGAACCAAGGGGAAAAtcgtaaattttagctgggggcaaaagcataattttattttgaactggaagcaaaaccgtaattttaaagtgagTATAAtataataaactggtgtaaaatcgtaattttgagggGGGGggaacaaaattttattttgaactagggcgaaaacgtaattttggctgagggtaaaagcgtaatttttttaCCGAGGGCGAAATCCTATTTTCGGTTTAGCTGGGTgtaaagtcatatttttattttgaactgggggaaatcataattttgaatcgagggtaaaatcgtaattttgaggtaggggaaaaccataattttatttttagttgggggcaaaaaagtaattttaaactgagtgtgaaatcgtaattttgaaccgagggaaaaatcgtaattttgagctggtggcaaaaacataattttatttttaactgagggcgaagacataattttaaactgggggcaaaaccgtaattttatggcgggtataaaataataagctaagggtaaaatcgtaatttttaaaccgctggcaaaatcgtaattttgagctactGGCAAAAgggttattatatttttaagttgggagaaaagcataattttaaactgggggcaaaactgtaattgtaaagtggatataaaataataaactggttggtccaatggggaaGCGTCGGCCGCCCATTTCGACCAATGGCAGGGAAACACTATTCCCTGTCATggtctttgtatatgttgaataACTAGGTGATGCCCCGcctgcgttgcggggcgatgaccGAATAATTTTCAACCAATTAAAATGACATTACTATAGTTTTCCTTAGAAAGAAATagtaaaaagagtgttaggcagttttttgacacgatttttagctaggggcaaagtcaaatttttatttttacttgggggaaaattcaatttttttttttcagagggtgaaatcctaatttttagcttggggaaaaccatttttttattttgcaatgggagcaaaaacgtaattttgaattgagggtgatatcgtaattttgaaccgaggggaaGTTCATAAGTTTTAGCTGTGGGcaaaagcataaatttattttgaactgagaGCAAATACGTAATTCTAAACAGTGGACAAAGCCGTAattttaaagtatgtataaaataataaactggtgtaaaatcgtaatttaaaaCCGGGGGGAAGGGGCAAAAACGTTATTTTAgctgagggtaaaagcgtaatttttttaCCGAGGGCGAGCAAAAGCGTATTTTttaacagagggcaaaatcgtagaTTTATGCCGGGAGACAAAGTATAAATTTAATTTGGAGCTGGGGCAATATCTTAATTTTAAACAgaggataaaatcgtaatttgacggGACTTATAAATAACTATTTTAtggaaaaaaaagttaaacctGGCCGCCACTTTTGGCCAACCCTGTGATTTCATTATTCCCCTTAcgtcagcaatcttctgattgTATGtattgataatgataatgataatttGAAAAAACGTTAACAATaatcatttttattttaatttcatACTTTGTATACATTACATACAATAAGTCAGATACTCAGATTAGTGGCTTAGTAGAGGGTACTTTTATGCAAAGTTATCTATTTGCACATCTAAAGTTTTCATTTACACTTTTGATATAACAATCtaagttttaattattttttatgttttaatttataatatagtatgATTTTTTTGTATAACTTTTAATATATTATGTGTTATTAAAATCATGCCGTTGCGATGTGTTTGTTTTATCTACATTTgataatataaaaaaactttCCAGTGTTCAACTTACATGACAACAACAAATACGACtcaagcttttttttttttaatttacataaGAAGGTGGATAAAATATACTTTACATTTGAATTTTTATTAAACATCAAACATtcaaatttattaaaaaaaacacattATATTTTACTTTAACACAAATTATATTTTACTTTTATATAAAAAGCAGAATTATATTAAAGTAAAATATTTGATTTTCTAGTATTTTCCAGGACTTAAAAAGCATTCTTCTTCTCATATTTCGTCAATGATTAGTGCATTTACCAAATTATAGATAGTGAAATAATATGGTTCTGTTATTTGCACACATTTAGTTTAAATACACTGTTAATGTGACTATTTACCGTTATTTTCAATATTTTTCGGTTTATATTTTGATTTTCTCTTGTAACGTTTAATAAATAGCGTTCTAATAAATACTGTTGTATAAACATTCAAATACATCTTTGTGATGTGTGaatttttataaacatattttgaattttaataCAACTGAGTATAATCTAATATAAATTCTTTCTATTAAACATTACTAAAGTAAAAGTAACAAAATTTGATTATAGTCATCTctcatgaaaaaaaaatatggGTAATTTAGAAACATTTGCACACATTTAGTTTGAATACCTTGTTAATGTGACTATTTACTATTAGTTTGTTATATTTTGGGTTTATATTTTGATTTTCTCTTGTGACTTTTAATAAATAGTGTTGTATAAACATTCAAACAGTCAAACACATCTTTTTGATGTGTAAATTTTTATAAACATATCTTGAATATTGATACAACTGAGTATAATCTAATATAAATTTATTCTGTTAAAGATTATTAAAGGAAAACCAAAGTAAAAGTAACAAAATTTGATTATAGTCACCTCtcatgaaaataaataaaaaatatggGTAATTTAGAAACACAAAAGttaatattattagtttaataaaCCATAACATTCTTTAATTTGGTGGGTTGCTAAAATTGTACCAAGCAACTTGTTGAGGGTATTAATCCTTTTATATATATTTCCATAAAATTATGCACTAAAAATcaaaactaattgtgcaaatgtTGGCCTCAATTTGAATATTCCTAtgtttttctaaaaatgtttaatttaactttaatGCGTAATTTTGAATAATAAAGTAAACTTTCACACAACCACTCATACCAACTTAATTTATACATTTGAATAATAAAACGAGGTGACATAAAGTGATGTTGCGTTTTAATAATTGACAAAATTCATTAAAAAGTAATTAGTTAAAAGTAATTAAAAACATGTTAAAGTGATTGAATGAGTTTAACACGGATAAAGTGTATTCAACTATGTGCAACCTTATAACAATTACCATAATATGTatgcatatattttttttttaatttcattatgtTATATATTACTTGTCTATAAAATTTATCAAAAAATAAGACTTGGTTTACCATGTTACATAAGATTTTAAATGTGTGTTTTAACAAATGCATATTGATTTGTTATTGATGATAATATCATTTTGATGGCAACTTGTGGTTTATTTCGTGGAGgattctttgtttctttttatgaAAATTCCATATGGACAAGTTCGGAAGGTTGGTTCGTCACAAAACTCAAAGTGTTCTCCTATCATTGAATGTGCATTACTCAATAAATATTTTCATTGTATTTCTAATTAACATTATTTACATATTTAACAAAAGGTTATACCGTATCAACTCGATATTGCAAATTTACGAAAATTTTTTATTATGAAAAAAATGGAATAATTTTAGTTGAAGCAACAACTTAGACCGTATTTTTTAACAACAATCTAATTTTAGTTGAAGCAATAACTTAGACCAAAGGACTTGTATATTTTTTCGAATTCTAAATCATCATGTTTGCGACAtcgttttaaaaatgtttatatAAGTTATAATCGTTAAATAATATTTAACGTATTAGTTATTTATAAAATGAGAAAACTCACCCGACCATTTCTcattttctttaataatttatcaATTATAACTTGACACCTAAGAACTAATACGATGAAATAAAATCATAAATGTCTACCTAGTTACCAACCGATTGAATATTTCATGTCTCATCATGCTTGAATAATATCATacaatgatgatgattattaaaAACCATATAATATGACTAATTGCCACATAATTAATACAAAATTTAGTACTAATAATGTTATCTACAATTTCTTAATTTCTTCATATTCATACTTATATGTTTGCCTCAACCCAACCATCATCATTCCCTTTCATGCTTTCAACATCAACTACATGAAAGAAAACCAGCCATCATAATTCATACATTCATCCTCGTGAACAACTTCTTGTTCCCAATTATTGATTACAATAATTCCATAGGCAATCCAAATCAATTGGTCCAATTGAAGTTGATGGGGCTTCTTGATTTACAATTCCCCTTATACCCTTTTCAAGATTCGACGAAATTTCAATGTTCTTCTCCGAGCTCACCCCAGTGTCATGTGACGCGCTAACCATCTCTGACTCCATCTTTAACCCGTGACTATAGGACCCGATTAAACCCCTCAAGATCGCTTGATCACACACCGGGAACATAGAGCCAGAAGGGAATTGTTGCGTTAGTGGATCCGACTGGACGCTAAGCAACAAATTGGAATTTGATTCGAGTGGGAAAATTGGTTTGTTGAGGAAATTATTGAGCATGTTCTTTTGAGTTGTTTGGAATTCGACCGAATTGGAGAAGCAGGGCACATGAATCGAATTGGATAGGTTTGGAATGATCTTGGGTGACTCCAATGGTGGCAGAGAAGTAGCAACACCACCCGAATCCGTCCTCGTTAGGTCTGAAATGTGCAATTTCTTGCCCCCTGAAGTCTTGTGAAACACGCGACAAATCACCCATTCATTCTGCAGTTTAAATTACACATAAtcagaataaaaaaaaaacagaggaAAACAGAGCAAAAACAGAGTAAAACAGAGCAAAAACAGAGTAAAAACAGGGGAAGAATTAAAAATTAAGAATCTATTACCTTAGCTGATCTTGGCAAGTTTGAAAGCAATGATTTACCCTCTAATCTATATTCATGAATCACCCAATTCGTCTTTTCCCCTTTTGGAGCTCTTCCCATGTAGAAAACCAAAGTTTTCTTCATTCCGACCAGCAATTTCCCCCTTGAAATCTCCTTATCTTTTCCGGTCGCTTTCCAATAACCTGCCGCGGTTGCTCGGTTTGTCCTCAATCCGGTCGGGTACTTCTTGTCGTTAACACAGAAGAAATACCACTCTTTCCCTCCCAATTTCGCCAACTCTTTTAAAAACACATACAAGTTAaagttacaaaataaaaaaaaaaagtttaaaaaaagtTTAGTAGTTAAAGAACTCACTAGGCAATTCCCATGGCTCAATTTTATTCATATCAACCTCCGCGATAGCCTTAGCGACAAAGTTGTTATCGACAACTTTGTTAGACAAATAATGAGTGATCAACTCTTCATCGGTTGGATGAAACCGGAATCCAGGAGGCATATCCATTTGATCTTCCTCTTGACCATGACCAGAGAGCTTCTCCATCATATTACTAAAGGCTAGATCCTTGAATCTTATTCTTCTTGAAACTGAAAAGGATGAAAACTTtttgcataaaatgagtttttagGCCAAGATTACATATGGGATTACTTGGGTTGGATGAGAGCATGCATATATATGGGGGGTGGATTGATCTTGAAAGTTAAGGGGAATCATTGAAAAAAACAGCCATGAGGTTGATGATGATATAAAAGTGAGATAAAAGATGGTGTATGCTAGAAGATTGAAAGACTTATAAGGAAAAAAAGAAACAGAACAAACAACTCAAAAATGGAGAGAGGGTAAATGTGGCATTTTGCTATATTCTTTCTTAgctttacttcatttaattttgtTTCAGTTCATTTAATTTGGTGAATGTATACTATGACTAATGTTGACAACTAATCTTTAAACCAAATTACATGTATTATGTTATGTATGTGatatttgatgatggtggtgaatGAACCTAAAAATGATATCAATTATGTTATGTACAAAGCAGTGATGGATCTAGAAAATTATTACAGTGGCAACGTTTTAAAAAATGGGTAACGAAATTGAAAAAAAAagcgttaatttttttttttaaatttacactaccgccggagcgtTGAGGGGCAGCAGAGGTTACCCCTTCTAACACGGTAGATCCGCACCGGTACAAAGTGTGTGAGTGTCTCAAACTTGTATACTATCCGTACAAAAGATTATATTCATATTCATTCAAATATTTATAAACCATAACATAATTTCTTGATATTTTTACTCATGTGAAAACAATTGAAATTGGAACCAAAACTTTTTTATTGCCCTTTTTTACAGTGGTGAAGTAAGATTGTTCaatttgattttcttttgatttAGCTGAATAAATACAACAATATATATACAGgaaaatataatttatttttttggtAACAGAATTTGGCGTGGCACAATTGTGGCTTTCATGAATATTTCCATGTATTATTTAAAGGAATAAAGAGAATGTTGGAGAACTAAATTATAGAAATGTCATTTTCGTAATAAATATGATATTGGAGTTTTTTTGATCTCCATATAGTAACCTtgcataataataaataataaatatagatGAAAGAATATTGTTATGTACACACCAATATTAATACGACAAAAATCGTTTAAAAAGAAATTGTTACGTACACAATAACATCTCTTTTAGCTTTAATCCCCACTAATTCACCAAAAGAAATATAATCATTTGATTGCACAACTTTTTAATTTAGGTTGTTAGGCACGGTCAAAATATTGTCGTGTCAACAATGTATTATCTTGAATTGATTTTAGTTAAATATTTTGATAACCAACTTTCAATCCTTGTGTTGGTTGATTGGAATTGTCGAAAATATTATATTTGTGATGGAATTAATATTCGAACTATGTGTTACAGACCTCAACTTTGTGAGTTATTtaatagagaaaaaaatattatttattctTTTAAAACTTGTTACCTCAAAGAGTTTATTGAAGTTTTTATGCATTTTGCCATTGGACCATATGCATTCGGGCATTTTTGAGTCCACATACACCAACGTAGCTCCCAACTGGTTGTGAAGATACTGTGACAAAGAGGAGGTTAAAAACGAAATTGGTACCAGAATGAAACAATTCAGACCACACATAAGaggagtgggggtggtcactagtgatgaaattccatcactcacaagcattctttagtggcggtggtcatcactagtgatgtgattctaatgtacaagtattaatacacaatgtacaagtcatacACATACATTCAACAATTCTTCAACGCGTGATAAAATCCACGCGTTATAACTATCACTCGTTATAAACTATGGTGACGGCGGTGTTCGTGATAGTTTCACGAGTGATGGGTAGTCCATAAcggaccacccccactcccctaatCAAATTGGCTATAACACccaaatgattttttttttaagaaaaaactaTCTCAAAACTTCATACAGACAAATCCCTACCAATTGAATTGGTACATATAATCtaatctttttgtttttaatggcaaCACGTGTTCCTACTTTATTACACCAATAGTtctaaattatttattattgcGCACGATTGAACCTTATGCCTTTACCAGTGGCAAACCCATAAAATATTTTCATGGGTGCAAATGAGGGGTTTAACCAAATTTTCACAGGGCGCGATCAGAATTTTACCCTATAAaataaagagaaaaatgcccggatagtccctgtggtttcgcattttttcacctatagtccccaactttctaaaattacctgaatagtccccaacttttcattttttattcccggatagtccctaggtctaacttcagtttgttttctctgttaagagggtgtgaaatgacaaaaataccctttccttaaaaggccaaaccatagggactatccgggcatcttcttcatttttatttataaaatcccaccaccacacttcatcttcaacctccacccaccatcaccctcctccgccctccaccatcaccgccacaatCACTAAGAAGAATTCATCGGACCTGGAGCCACCGTAACCGCCTGCGACGGAGCCGCCGTAACCGCCTGCGACAGAGCCGCCGTAACTGCCGCCGAGAAATAACTACAGAAACCGGAACATGAGAAAGAGGCGGAGGTTGATTTTTAACAGACGGAGGTGAACGCATAAGTGTGTAGAAATGCAGAATGGATATGGCATTTATTGAAAGGGAGATTGGTTTTGGCGGCTGGTTGGTGAAGGAATTCATCTCACAATATAAAACCTTATCATTCCAAGACATAAAAGAGAACATCATCATCAGATATAAAACGGCAGACTTCTTGATACAAGGAAGTTTGAATTGCTAATTACATTATTGAACTCTTTATACATCTTGGCACAGACGGTAGATATAGTTCAACGTTTCCATCCAGAGTTGATGTGAGAACCGGACGTGATCTTGACGAGCTTAAACTAGTGAACAACATTTTTTTTGACATGTCACACAGAACAGTGCTCGTTACAGATTAACCGAGTCAGAGTACGCAAAGTGTGGTGTTGAATCAGGTGGGTTATATGCATTCGACTCAGGTACAGAGGGAAACGGAAACTGTAACGGTGACGGAGGAGAGTAATCGGAAAATGAGCAGTCTTCGCCGGAGCAGTTACGAGACTTAGGGTTAATATTCCGGCCAAGTATGCCGAGTCCGACAACAAGGCCGGTGATGACAATGACCGCAACGATGAAGATGAATATCTTTGTTGCTTTACCGACGGAGGAAGGTGACGGTGGAGGGTGGAGgggggtgatggtgggtggaggttgaagatgaagtgtggtggtgaggttttataaataaaaat is from Helianthus annuus cultivar XRQ/B chromosome 9, HanXRQr2.0-SUNRISE, whole genome shotgun sequence and encodes:
- the LOC110912487 gene encoding NAC domain-containing protein 79 gives rise to the protein MMEKLSGHGQEEDQMDMPPGFRFHPTDEELITHYLSNKVVDNNFVAKAIAEVDMNKIEPWELPKLAKLGGKEWYFFCVNDKKYPTGLRTNRATAAGYWKATGKDKEISRGKLLVGMKKTLVFYMGRAPKGEKTNWVIHEYRLEGKSLLSNLPRSAKNEWVICRVFHKTSGGKKLHISDLTRTDSGGVATSLPPLESPKIIPNLSNSIHVPCFSNSVEFQTTQKNMLNNFLNKPIFPLESNSNLLLSVQSDPLTQQFPSGSMFPVCDQAILRGLIGSYSHGLKMESEMVSASHDTGVSSEKNIEISSNLEKGIRGIVNQEAPSTSIGPIDLDCLWNYCNQ